The sequence GGCAGGATGCGGCGGTACGCGACCCGCCAGGTTGCGAGCTGGATGCGTGCGATGTCGCCGGCGTCCTGCGGACGCGCCGGGCGGACGTACCCGAGAGCCATGGCACGAAAGCCTACGCAGGGTGGAGGAGGCGACGATGGCGCAGGGTGCCAGGCGGACGGTCAGACAGGTGATCGGTGTGGCCGGGCTCGCCGTCGGGGTGGCCCTCTTCCTGTCCGTGGCGGCCATGCGGCATGGGTTTTTTGACCTCGGGGTCTACTACGGCGCGATCCGTTACTGGGTGCACGACGGCGGAGAGATCTACGACTTCCTGCGCCCGTTCACCCAGTACGGCTTCACCTACCCGCCGTTCGCAGCCCTGGTCATGCTGCCGATGGCGTACGTCTCCTGGACGGTGGCGATCGTGCTGAGCGTCTCCGCGAGCGTGGCGGTCACCCTGGTGCTGTTCTGGTGGCTGCTTGACCCGATCTCGCGCCGTGCCGGCTGGACCCGCTGGTTCGCCATCGCGGTAGCGCTCTGCCTCGCCGCGGCGTACGAGCCGATGCGGGAGACAGTGAACTTCGGCCAGGTCAACATGCTGTTGCTGTTCCTGGTGGCGGTGGATCTGCTTCGGCTACTGCCGTCCGGCAGCCGATGGGCCGGCGCCACCATCGGCCTGGCCACCGCGATCAAGCTGACCCCGGGGATCTTCATCGTCTACCTGCTGGTGACCGGGCGCTGGCGGGCGGCGGTAACCGCGATGGGCACCGCCGCCGGCGCCACCCTGCTCGCCGCCGCCCTCTTCCCGAATGCCTCCCGGGAGTTCTGGACCGAGGCGCTGTGGAACACCAACCGCGTGGGTGAGCTCTCCTTCGTCTCCAACCAGTCACTGCGTGGGGTGGTGGCCCGGCTGAACCCGGAGGATCCGAGCACCGTCGTCTGGCTGGTGCTGGTGGTGGCCGTACTGGCGCTCTGGACGTGGCGCGCCCGGTCTGCGGTGGCGGCCGGTGACGAGGCGACCGGGCTGGCGTTGACCGGTGTGCTGATGTGTCTGATCAGCCCGATCACCTGGGTGCACCATCTGGTCTGGTTGCTGCCGGCGCTCATCCTGTTGGTGGACAACGCGATGGCCGCGCCCGCCGGTAGCCATCGGCGCCGTCGGCTGCTGGTTGTCGTGAGTGTCGCGTACGCGTTCCTGATCAGCCGGATCGTGTGGGCCTGGGAGCGGGACTTCACCGGGATTGACGGCTTCCTCGGCAGCAACGTGTACGTCTGGATCAGCCTGGCGCTGCTGGCGTTTCTCCCGATCCGGCCCGCGGTGGACCGGGCCGCGGTCGAGGTTGCCGGGCCGGACGAGGGCAGCCGGGCCCGGACCGGTGTCGTACCCGTGACCTAGTGTCCCCGTGATGACCGCGCCGGAATCGCTTTCGCTCGCCCAAGCCCGACGGATCGCCCTGGCAGCCCAGGGCTTCACCGACCCGTCGCCGACCGGTGTACCCACCCGCCGGCATCTGCGCCGGGTGCTGGACCGGGTCGGCCTGATCCAGCTGGACTCGGTCAACGTGCTCCAGCGGGCACACTATGTG comes from Salinispora tropica CNB-440 and encodes:
- a CDS encoding glycosyltransferase 87 family protein, producing MAQGARRTVRQVIGVAGLAVGVALFLSVAAMRHGFFDLGVYYGAIRYWVHDGGEIYDFLRPFTQYGFTYPPFAALVMLPMAYVSWTVAIVLSVSASVAVTLVLFWWLLDPISRRAGWTRWFAIAVALCLAAAYEPMRETVNFGQVNMLLLFLVAVDLLRLLPSGSRWAGATIGLATAIKLTPGIFIVYLLVTGRWRAAVTAMGTAAGATLLAAALFPNASREFWTEALWNTNRVGELSFVSNQSLRGVVARLNPEDPSTVVWLVLVVAVLALWTWRARSAVAAGDEATGLALTGVLMCLISPITWVHHLVWLLPALILLVDNAMAAPAGSHRRRRLLVVVSVAYAFLISRIVWAWERDFTGIDGFLGSNVYVWISLALLAFLPIRPAVDRAAVEVAGPDEGSRARTGVVPVT